The following coding sequences lie in one Paenibacillus durus ATCC 35681 genomic window:
- a CDS encoding molecular chaperone: MNGPYTYRLYNHSMESAGVRFTARFTRTELEQMTTFQLRGICDKERLVEGLAKRLEREELIALILRFRGADSSQLIGRPHPGGFERLEAAMQKRLGTDRLEAGHIRVPAKIVLYEEIRLGRMDGYRVESDLHWLAESNVLIVNALGGLCGVLNLVKDETEAGVYFLSRHSLAELRLTANQQYSLLFFRRQESEYLYDAYYGDKPLLPSTLHAVRIPVAELVIRKPEMTDAVLAIDFGTSNTTAGAYLDSTYVSAPDPNGAGHVLLDAVNYVSFPGADGPGGEWIEVLPTAVSVEDCANPQHIVYAFGEEALRGGRVPGSRATVMRGIKRWVNDYKRPEELMDPEGNTARAPRSEILAAFIRYVVGTAEQQFKCRFRHLHLSSPVKLKAQFIEMFSEILPEYRIEAKDTLDEGLAVLYNTLADQMDKGTFADGKEYQALVIDCGGGTTDLSSCRFRIEDGRIAYKLDIHTTYENGDTNFGGNNLTYRIMQFMKIVFAGYYAAETRLPDTDIDALIGIPSGDVYRYVDEYGVESVYAGLERRYREAEAILPTAFRQYEQASRDEYQRVLGNFHLLWDAAEQMKREFFRRTGILRSRFEAEQVRSADSDLNIAVMNRWMVSVVENGRFRDEYSLPDVVFNIREIQQLVKADIYGIVRKFLEDFYQDGRLQDYSIIKLTGQSCRIDVFREALKEFVPGRSIEFRQKAAEQDRVPELKLACVRGAIRYLNAKKMGRIEPFITDHVPVIPYTVSAYTHTGQEKELVESLTPSRSGGYISRPSQAVEVEFFLTAHGGALRQRHVYQRRPNEFRQVTYENIAELYGEGIPQDDTDSIRNGETKYFVLAGGSRWGFHVVPVARQNEILELGAKRFFAFESDLSELDFFDGTK, from the coding sequence ATGAACGGACCTTATACCTATCGGCTGTACAACCACTCCATGGAGAGCGCTGGGGTCCGGTTCACAGCCAGATTTACGCGGACGGAGCTGGAACAGATGACAACGTTTCAGCTCCGGGGCATCTGTGACAAAGAGCGGCTGGTAGAAGGGCTTGCCAAGCGGCTCGAACGCGAGGAATTAATCGCGCTGATTCTGCGGTTTCGGGGGGCCGACAGCAGCCAACTGATCGGCAGACCGCATCCGGGCGGGTTCGAGCGGCTGGAAGCGGCGATGCAGAAGCGGCTTGGCACCGACCGGCTGGAAGCGGGACATATTCGCGTTCCGGCCAAAATCGTGCTGTACGAGGAAATCCGGCTTGGCCGCATGGACGGATACCGGGTGGAATCGGATCTTCATTGGCTGGCTGAATCCAATGTGCTGATCGTCAATGCGCTCGGCGGGCTGTGCGGTGTGCTGAATCTGGTTAAGGACGAGACGGAGGCGGGGGTCTATTTTCTGTCCCGGCATAGCTTGGCCGAGCTGCGGCTGACCGCGAACCAGCAATACAGCCTATTGTTCTTCCGACGGCAGGAATCGGAATATTTGTACGATGCCTATTACGGGGACAAGCCGCTGCTGCCGTCGACCTTGCACGCCGTCCGCATTCCCGTGGCAGAGCTTGTCATCCGCAAGCCGGAGATGACCGATGCGGTGCTCGCTATTGATTTTGGCACTTCCAACACTACGGCGGGGGCTTATCTGGACAGTACCTACGTATCTGCACCCGATCCGAACGGCGCCGGGCATGTCCTGCTTGATGCGGTCAATTACGTCTCCTTCCCGGGAGCGGACGGACCAGGTGGGGAGTGGATTGAAGTGCTGCCGACCGCCGTCAGTGTGGAGGACTGCGCGAATCCGCAGCATATTGTCTATGCCTTCGGGGAAGAGGCGCTGCGGGGCGGCAGAGTGCCGGGCAGCCGGGCGACGGTTATGCGCGGCATCAAACGCTGGGTCAATGATTACAAGCGGCCGGAAGAGCTGATGGACCCGGAAGGAAATACGGCGCGGGCTCCGCGCAGCGAGATACTGGCCGCGTTCATCCGCTATGTGGTCGGGACTGCGGAGCAGCAGTTCAAATGCCGGTTCCGGCATCTGCATCTGTCCTCTCCGGTGAAGCTGAAGGCCCAGTTCATCGAGATGTTCAGCGAGATTCTGCCGGAGTACCGGATTGAAGCCAAGGACACTTTGGACGAAGGACTCGCTGTCCTCTACAATACGCTGGCCGACCAGATGGACAAGGGAACGTTCGCCGACGGAAAAGAATATCAGGCGCTGGTTATCGATTGCGGCGGGGGAACAACGGATTTGTCGTCATGCCGATTCAGGATCGAGGACGGGCGGATTGCCTACAAGCTGGATATCCACACCACGTATGAGAATGGGGACACCAATTTTGGCGGCAACAATCTGACCTACCGGATTATGCAGTTTATGAAAATCGTATTCGCCGGCTACTATGCGGCGGAGACACGCCTGCCCGACACGGACATTGACGCCCTGATCGGTATTCCGTCCGGCGATGTGTACCGGTACGTCGATGAATACGGCGTGGAGTCCGTATATGCCGGGCTGGAACGCCGTTACCGTGAAGCTGAGGCGATTCTGCCGACCGCGTTCAGGCAGTATGAGCAGGCCAGCCGCGACGAATATCAGCGGGTGCTCGGGAATTTCCATCTGCTGTGGGACGCGGCGGAGCAGATGAAGCGCGAATTTTTTCGGCGGACGGGTATTCTCCGAAGCCGTTTCGAAGCGGAACAGGTGCGGTCGGCCGACAGTGACCTGAATATTGCAGTCATGAACCGGTGGATGGTGTCGGTTGTGGAGAACGGAAGGTTCCGGGATGAGTACAGTCTGCCTGACGTCGTCTTTAACATTCGCGAAATCCAGCAGTTGGTCAAGGCGGATATTTACGGTATTGTACGTAAGTTTCTGGAGGACTTCTATCAGGATGGGCGTCTGCAGGATTATTCAATCATCAAGCTGACCGGTCAGAGCTGCCGCATCGACGTGTTCCGTGAAGCCTTGAAGGAATTTGTCCCGGGACGCAGCATTGAATTCCGGCAAAAGGCCGCGGAGCAGGACAGGGTGCCGGAGCTGAAGCTGGCGTGCGTGCGCGGGGCGATCCGTTATCTCAATGCGAAGAAAATGGGGCGGATTGAGCCATTCATTACCGATCATGTGCCGGTGATTCCTTATACGGTCAGCGCGTACACGCACACCGGTCAGGAGAAGGAACTGGTGGAGAGCCTGACGCCGAGCCGTTCCGGCGGTTATATTTCCCGGCCGTCGCAGGCGGTTGAAGTGGAATTCTTCCTGACTGCGCACGGAGGAGCGCTCCGCCAGCGTCATGTATACCAGCGCCGTCCGAACGAGTTCCGGCAAGTCACATACGAGAATATCGCGGAGCTGTACGGCGAGGGGATTCCCCAGGATGACACGGATTCGATCCGCAACGGCGAAACTAAATATTTTGTATTGGCTGGTGGAAGCCGCTGGGGATTTCACGTTGTGCCGGTCGCGCGGCAGAATGAAATTCTGGAGCTTGGCGCGAAACGGTTCTTCGCGTTTGAGAGCGATCTGTCCGAACTGGATTTTTTTGACGGAACCAAATAA
- a CDS encoding PP2C family protein-serine/threonine phosphatase translates to MRKENSQFTTAFVSEAGSHIDNRDYFAYMETDDMACYVLAHGLDTDQEVRSAEMAVKAILENFMEKPYMSKRRLREGLRDAQEWLQFESRRVRLKASLLAVVTDYTRMVYASCGNVRLYHFRGGRLNFRSRDHSLAQAMADEGRIPEEAATVHEERGNLLEYIGKPGKIRSFLSKKTLLADGDILLLATPGLWGNVELAEMLGALEEAKDPNALTDTLEEVLLSRQLRTVPNYTAAAVYIDKIFQEKPKNRRKLIKRIAIGALALMLAGGGAWIYAAKAAEKKAEAIEDMIQYGKQGDDYAHMGDFEKSLKAYSEAKNAATKANDKISKKLYVNKQNISQAMVDGDGYVDKGDFENAKVSYEKALKAANVYLPSDSDDIEHKLKSLDDYAGIRKQMDEAALKFQGQDYMGALALYNKANTAATEAGYDAAIEIITKKKQETQDKIAALKQEIQEIRAGQLEARGKRLLAAEDFDGAIDAYNDAEEIYQAIGKLESVVAVERTISKIDDKKMAKQQEEAAALAKEQEAEQAAAEAAAAEQAAAEQAAAGQAAEVNEAPGKASGQPAPGQPASGQPGSGQPAPDAAKDAAKDAAETSDAAGGA, encoded by the coding sequence ATGCGCAAGGAGAACAGCCAGTTCACGACCGCCTTTGTGTCAGAAGCAGGCTCCCATATCGACAACCGCGATTATTTTGCTTATATGGAAACGGATGACATGGCTTGTTATGTTCTGGCCCACGGACTTGATACCGACCAGGAGGTAAGGAGCGCCGAGATGGCGGTAAAGGCCATACTGGAAAATTTCATGGAAAAGCCGTACATGTCAAAGCGTCGTTTGCGCGAAGGTCTGCGGGATGCGCAGGAGTGGTTGCAATTCGAGAGCCGCCGCGTACGGCTCAAAGCCAGTCTGTTGGCGGTCGTCACGGACTATACGCGCATGGTGTATGCCTCATGCGGGAATGTCAGGCTGTACCACTTTCGCGGCGGCAGGCTGAATTTCCGCAGCAGGGATCACAGTCTGGCCCAAGCGATGGCGGATGAGGGGCGTATCCCGGAGGAAGCGGCAACCGTTCATGAAGAACGCGGGAATTTGCTTGAGTATATTGGCAAACCAGGGAAAATCCGGAGCTTCTTATCCAAGAAAACCCTGTTGGCCGACGGGGACATTCTGCTGCTTGCCACCCCCGGTCTATGGGGGAACGTTGAACTGGCGGAAATGCTGGGCGCGCTGGAAGAGGCGAAGGACCCGAATGCGCTGACCGACACGCTCGAAGAGGTGCTTCTCAGCCGCCAGCTGCGGACGGTGCCGAATTACACGGCGGCGGCGGTGTACATAGACAAGATTTTTCAGGAGAAACCGAAGAACCGCCGCAAGCTGATCAAGCGGATCGCCATTGGGGCGCTGGCGCTGATGCTGGCGGGCGGCGGCGCCTGGATCTACGCGGCGAAAGCGGCGGAAAAAAAGGCCGAGGCGATTGAAGATATGATTCAATACGGAAAACAGGGTGATGACTACGCACATATGGGTGATTTCGAAAAATCGCTGAAAGCGTACAGTGAAGCCAAAAATGCGGCCACTAAAGCGAATGACAAAATCAGCAAAAAGCTGTACGTAAACAAACAGAACATTTCCCAGGCAATGGTTGACGGCGACGGATACGTGGATAAGGGTGATTTTGAGAATGCGAAAGTCAGCTATGAAAAGGCATTAAAAGCGGCGAACGTCTACCTGCCCTCCGACAGCGACGATATTGAGCACAAGCTAAAAAGTTTAGATGACTACGCCGGCATCCGAAAACAAATGGATGAAGCGGCGCTGAAATTTCAGGGTCAGGATTATATGGGGGCGCTGGCGTTATACAACAAGGCGAATACAGCGGCAACGGAAGCCGGTTATGATGCGGCGATCGAGATCATTACCAAAAAGAAACAGGAGACCCAGGACAAGATCGCGGCTTTGAAGCAGGAGATTCAGGAGATCCGCGCCGGACAATTGGAAGCCCGGGGAAAACGTTTGCTGGCGGCAGAGGATTTCGATGGAGCGATTGATGCCTACAACGACGCCGAGGAAATCTATCAGGCAATAGGAAAACTGGAGAGCGTAGTGGCCGTAGAACGTACCATTTCGAAGATTGATGATAAGAAAATGGCCAAACAGCAGGAGGAAGCGGCTGCGCTTGCCAAGGAGCAGGAAGCCGAACAGGCTGCCGCGGAAGCGGCGGCTGCCGAACAGGCTGCGGCAGAGCAAGCTGCGGCCGGACAGGCAGCCGAAGTAAATGAGGCTCCGGGCAAGGCGTCCGGGCAGCCAGCACCGGGGCAACCTGCATCCGGACAGCCTGGGTCCGGGCAGCCTGCGCCGGATGCGGCTAAGGATGCGGCTAAGGATGCAGCGGAGACAAGCGATGCTGCAGGAGGAGCTTAG
- a CDS encoding PP2C family protein-serine/threonine phosphatase, which produces MDYESAVDFYIVVAIAVCIIIALLIIRFGFVAAIPPRRRPGQAGAIRIGNGQTIGRRAEQDDYFASLTTPVGTLAVVADGISGLQNGRMSSTLAVTTFTREFAKVERADELEEYFARAARKSNREILQNLNGQGGGTTLAAAVITGGKLYYGAVGDSLITLFRNGEFVPVNSKHTAETLLEEKVLTGEMSREEAASSPVRRQLTNYLGYEGFERMEIGEDPLPLRGDDLVLLASDGVHEALTEIELEQILLQQKTPQDMAEDIIDAIEAKGLRGQDNATVVILREDAC; this is translated from the coding sequence GTGGACTATGAGAGTGCAGTTGATTTTTATATTGTTGTGGCTATAGCAGTTTGCATCATTATTGCACTGCTTATTATCCGTTTTGGATTCGTAGCGGCGATTCCGCCCCGGCGGCGGCCGGGGCAGGCCGGAGCCATCCGGATCGGCAACGGGCAGACCATTGGCCGCCGCGCCGAGCAGGACGATTATTTCGCCAGCCTGACGACGCCGGTCGGGACGCTGGCTGTGGTCGCCGACGGGATCAGCGGCCTGCAGAACGGACGGATGTCCAGCACTTTGGCGGTGACAACATTTACAAGAGAATTCGCCAAAGTGGAGCGGGCAGACGAGCTGGAAGAATACTTTGCCAGGGCCGCGCGGAAAAGCAACCGCGAAATCCTGCAAAATCTGAATGGACAGGGCGGAGGAACGACGCTGGCGGCGGCTGTAATCACAGGCGGCAAGCTGTATTACGGCGCTGTAGGCGACAGTCTGATTACCCTTTTTCGAAACGGCGAGTTCGTGCCGGTGAATTCGAAGCATACGGCGGAAACGCTGCTGGAGGAGAAGGTGCTCACCGGGGAAATGTCCCGCGAGGAGGCTGCATCCAGCCCGGTCCGCCGCCAGTTGACGAATTATCTCGGCTACGAGGGATTCGAGCGGATGGAGATCGGAGAGGACCCGTTGCCGCTTCGGGGCGATGATTTGGTCCTGCTCGCAAGCGACGGTGTACACGAAGCGCTGACAGAAATTGAGCTTGAACAAATTCTGCTGCAGCAGAAAACGCCCCAGGATATGGCGGAAGACATCATTGACGCTATTGAGGCGAAAGGGCTGCGCGGCCAGGATAACGCCACCGTAGTGATTCTGCGGGAGGACGCCTGCTGA
- a CDS encoding FHA domain-containing protein, which translates to MSLTRCPNGHMFSTRKHGNTCPYCHSVVQAAAAGDPAARQIPLPAEEDKTMPYLGETTGIHPVTGWLVCIEGAQMGQDYRIMAEKNFIGRAEEMHIRIIGDNTVSRRNHAVIVYDPKKRNFFLLPGDASGLAYHNNEAVYSPVELNAYDVIQLGRSKFIFIPLCGPHFEWENNG; encoded by the coding sequence ATGAGTTTGACAAGATGCCCGAACGGACACATGTTCAGTACACGTAAGCATGGAAATACATGTCCTTATTGCCACTCAGTGGTGCAAGCCGCGGCGGCGGGCGATCCGGCTGCGCGCCAAATTCCGCTTCCTGCGGAAGAGGATAAGACGATGCCGTATCTCGGAGAGACGACCGGCATTCATCCGGTAACCGGCTGGCTGGTGTGCATTGAAGGAGCGCAGATGGGCCAGGACTACCGGATTATGGCCGAGAAGAACTTTATCGGGCGTGCAGAAGAAATGCATATCCGTATTATCGGGGATAACACCGTGTCGCGCCGGAATCATGCCGTCATTGTGTATGATCCGAAAAAGCGCAACTTTTTTCTGCTGCCCGGAGATGCATCGGGGCTGGCTTATCATAACAATGAAGCGGTATATTCCCCGGTGGAGCTCAACGCGTACGATGTCATTCAGCTTGGGAGAAGCAAGTTTATCTTTATTCCGCTGTGCGGGCCGCACTTTGAGTGGGAGAACAACGGATAG
- a CDS encoding FHA domain-containing protein — translation MVKSVRVIWLFILDVIIWGLIAATAIQVFRRPDFYPLKVGVVAGAACCVLLYLYLGRRRATDARGVEAVDAGKTVTNKKPRPRQAARPPVQEVIKLVLLDDDGDPLKEWYIKGEISLLIGKTNARQEADIDLADSEYASLVSAEHAVLNRVGSEWYVEDVDSRSGTGLRAAKKSSVDKLESGTPHRIGPGDLLYIANTRLLVK, via the coding sequence CAAATCGGTCAGGGTCATTTGGCTGTTCATACTGGACGTCATCATTTGGGGATTGATCGCGGCCACTGCCATACAAGTGTTCCGCAGACCCGATTTTTACCCGTTGAAGGTTGGGGTAGTTGCAGGGGCTGCGTGTTGCGTGTTGCTGTATCTGTATTTGGGCAGACGCAGGGCGACAGATGCTAGGGGCGTTGAAGCTGTGGATGCCGGCAAGACGGTGACGAATAAGAAGCCGCGCCCTCGGCAGGCGGCACGTCCTCCGGTACAGGAGGTGATCAAGCTTGTTCTGCTTGATGACGACGGCGATCCGCTCAAAGAGTGGTACATCAAAGGAGAGATTTCGCTGCTGATCGGGAAAACGAATGCCCGCCAGGAGGCGGATATCGATCTGGCGGACAGCGAGTATGCTTCGCTGGTCAGCGCGGAGCATGCGGTCCTTAACCGGGTAGGCAGCGAATGGTACGTGGAGGATGTCGATTCCAGAAGCGGAACCGGACTGCGCGCGGCGAAGAAAAGCTCTGTTGACAAGCTCGAGAGCGGGACGCCTCATAGGATAGGCCCAGGGGATCTGCTGTATATCGCCAACACAAGATTGCTGGTGAAATAA